CGCGGCGGTGCAGGTGTGCCGCTCCGGACGCGCGCGCCGCCGGCTGTTGAGCACGCTCGCCTTCACGGGCGCGGCCATCGCCGTGCTGGGCCTGCTGCACGCGCTGCTCGGCCTGGACACGCTCCTGGGGGTCATCGCGTTCGTCCACGCGCGCCCGCCGCTCGTCACGCCCTTCGGCAACCCCAACCACCTCGCGGCCTTCCTCGGGCTGTCGGCCACCGTGTCCCTGGGGCTCGCGCTCTCCAGTGAGGGGCGCACGCGCGCGGTGCCCTACGTGCTGGCCTCGGTGCTGGGCGGAACGGGCGTGCTGCTGTCCCTCTCGCGCGGGGGCATCGCCTTCTTCGTGTTCGGGATGCTCGCCTTCGCGCTCCTGTGGGCCCGCACGTGGCGCCGGGGAGGCATGGTGCTGCTGTGCCTCCTCGCGGTGCTCGCGGTGGGAGGACAGCTGGCGGCCGAGCACCTCGCCGCCGAGCTGGAGACGGCGGACAGCGTGGAGGAGCTGCGCCAGAGCAAGCTCCAGCAATGGCCGGTGCTGGCCTCGGTCGCGAGGGACTACCCGCTCGGCCTGGGCCGTGGCGCCTTCGAGTCCGCCTTCCCGCGCTACCAGACGCGGCCCGTCATCAACACCTCGACGCACCCGGAGAACGCGGTGTTGCAGCTGGCCACGGAGCTCGGCGTGCCCGGATTGTTGCTGCTCGCCGTGCTGCTGTGGGGCTTCGGCCGGTTGTGGCGCCGGGAGGGGCTGGGCGCGGCGGAGCTGGCGGTGCTCGCGGGGGTGGCGGCGCTCGGGCTGCATGAGCTGTTCGACTTCAGCCTGGAGCTGCCCGCGAGCGCGGTGGCCGTCTGGGTGGCGCTGGCCAGCGTGGCCCGTCCCGAGGACCGGCAGCGGGCCGAGGCCCCTCGTGGCCATGCGCCCTTGCGCGTGCTCGCGGTGGGCGTGGCCCTCACCACGGTGGCGCTGGTGGCGCTCGTTCCCGGCTGGAGCACGCTGGAGAGGGCGGAGGCGGAGCTCGGTGCGCTCGTCACCACGCGGGCCCCGCTCGCCGAGGTGCGCGCCCGGGGGCTCGTGCTCATCGACCGGCACCCGGCGGACCATGCCCTGCAGGATCTGCTGGGCCTGGCCCACGTGAACGCGGGGCGTGCGGAAGCGGCCGAGGCGCTCGCCTTCGCCAACCGCGCGCTCTTCCTGAATCCGGTGGATGCGTGGGCCCACCGCGTGGCCGCGCGTGCCCTGCTCACGCTGGGGCGGCGCACCCAGGCCTTCCTCGAGTACCGGCTGGCCTTCGAGGCGGGGGACCAGGCGTTGATGTGGAGCGAGGCGCTCGGGCGGGCGCGGACCCTTGAGGAGTTGCAGGCCCTCACACCGGAGACGGCACGGCACGTGGTGACCTTCGCCTCCCAGCTCCAGCGCGCGGGGCATCAGGAGCGGATCCTTCCCTGGCTCGACTGGGCGCGCGAGCGCTTCGACGCGGCGCCCGAAGCGGCCCGGCTCTGGGAGCGCGAGGCCCGGGTCCGGCTGGAGCGGCGCGAGCTGGCGGAGGCCGAGGCGGCGAGCGCGGAGGTGGTCCGGAGGGCTCCGGACGCGCTCTCCTCATCCCTGCTGCGCGCGGACGTGCTTCATGCACAGGGCCGCGGGGACGAGGCGCTGGCGGTGCTGGAGGGGCTGGGCCCCCGCTTTCCGGGCAACGTGGAGCGGGCCTTCGCGCTCGCGCGGCTGCAGGTGGACCTGGGGTTGACCCGGCGCGCGAGGGAATCGCTCCAGCAGGTGAACCCGTTGGTGTCCAACTCCTCGCAGCGCGCCCAGCTCTACATCCTCGAGGCGTCCAGCTACGAGCGGGAGGGGCTGCGGGCGCGGGCGCTGGAGTCGTGGAAGTCCGCGGTGCGCATGCAGCCGAGTGGAAGTCTCTGGTTCAAGGTGGCACGGCTGCACGAGTCGCTGCACCAGTTCGACGCCGCGGCGCGGGCGGTGCGTGAGGGCCTGTTGTTGCTGCCCGAGGCGCAGCGAGGGGAAGGGGAGGCGTGGGTGGCGCGCCTGGAGGCGGCGGAGCGCCAGCGCGTGCAGGAGCGGCGCCGGGCGCGCGGGGGAGCGGGTGCGGAGGAGGACATGCTCCTCCGGGCCCTGAGCGCGGAGGAGGACATGGGGGCGGCGGAGGGCGAGGCGCCCTGAGCCTCACGGGTGCAGGTCGTGATGCGCTGTGTGCCGCCCCGCGTGCTCGTGGGTGATGGAGGCCATCCTCGGTGACTCGAGGCCGATGAAGTCCTCGACGCTCACCTCCAACGCCTCTTCATGGGAGCCCGCGCGCAGCAGCAGGTCCTCGGCCACGCCGAGTCCCTCGTCCATGAGCACCGGCAGTTCATAGAGGTGGCCGAAGGGCGGCTCCGCACCCAGCTCGCACTCGGGGAAGCGGTCCGCGAACGCGTCCTCGCTGGCCAGCCGGGCTTCCCGCGCGCCGAGCACCTCGCGGACCCTGTCCAGGTCCAGCGTGTCCGTCGCGGGAATGAGGCAGATGCACAACCGCCCGTCGGCCTCGACGATGACGGACTTGGCCACGCGGTAACCCGTCACATGGAGCGCCTGGGCCAGCTCCTGCGCCGTCACCGCGCGCGGATGCCAGTGGCGAAGAAAGGGCACGTGCTGCTGCTGGAGATAGTGCTGGATGGGTTCGGGGATCATGGGCGGTACCTTCTGTCTCGAAGGTGGACCGCCCCAGCCCTTCAGGCCATGGCTGGCCGGGCGCGTGCCTCCCAGGCGGGCGGACATGCGCCCGTGCCTCACTTCTGGAAGTCGTAGACGCTGCCCAGGCCGAGGATGCGCGTGAGCTCGTCCAGGGCCGTCATCGTCTCGCGGGCCAGCTTCGGGTCCGCCAGGTCCTTGGCGCGCAGGTCCTCGCGGTAGTGCCGCTTCACCCAGCTGGCGAGCGCCTCGTGCAGCTCCGGGGTGTAGAAGACGTTGGCCTTCACCGCGGCGCGCTCGGCGTCCGTGAGCCACACGCGCTGGCGCAGGCACGCCGGACCGCCGCCGTTGTTCATCGACTGGCGCACGTCCAGGTAATACACGCGCTTCACCGGGTTGTTCTCCGCCACCACGCGCTCCAGGAAGCGCCGCGCCGGCTCCGTCTCCCGGCTCTCCTCGGGCGCGATGATGGCCATGGTGCCATCCGGCAGCGTCAGCACCTGCGAGTTGAACGGGTAGGCCTTCACCGCGTCCCGCGCCGGCAGCTCCTCGGTGCTGGCCAGCACGGACGTGAAGCCCTCGCCCAGCTTCTCGCGCAGTGTCTTCAGCAGCCCCTGCGGATCCACGAAGGCCAGCTCGTGCAGCATGAGGAAGCTCTCGTTGCCCACCGCCATCACGTCCGTGTGGAAGGCGCCCGCGTCAATGCCCTCGGGGGCCTGCTGCGGCAGCAGCACCTGCTCCGGGTCCAGCTTGTGGAGCCGCGCCAGGGCCTGGCTCGACTCGTACGTCTGCCGGGCCGGGAAACGGGTGGGGTGGCGCACATCGTCCCGCCACGCGCTCCGGCCCCAGGCGAGCACGTGCACCGCCTTGTGTCCCGGCGTCACCAGCCGGATGTGGTTGGCCGCGCCCTCGTCCGCGAAGTGCCCGCCCCCCGGCAGCGGCGCGTGCACGGCGAAGTGCTTCTCGTCCGCGAAGATGGAGCGCAGCACCGCGTGCGTCGTCTCCGCCTCCAGCGCCCGGTGGAACATCTGTTGGAGGTTGGCTGGCGTCAGGTGCATGCGCCCGTCCGCCGTGTCCTCCGAGGGCGCTCCCGTGGCCGCGTTCGCCGTCCACATGGCCGCCGAGCTGGACGTCAGCCGCAGCAGGTGCTCGGCGTCCTTCCCGGCCCGGGTGATGACCTCCTCGTCCGTGCCCGTGAAGCCCAGCGCGCGCAGCGCCTTGAGCGAGGGCCTCGGCTGCGGCGGCAGCACCGCCTGGCCCACGCCCAGTCCCGCGACGAAGCGCATCTTCTCCAGGCCCTGGAGGGCCGCCTCGCGGGGATGGCTCACCTCGCCGCCATGCAGGGAGGACGCCAGGTTGCCGGGCGACAGGCCGCCGTAATTGTGGGTGGGACCGACGATGCCGTCGAAGTTGTATTCGCGCATGGGATATGGAAACGCTCGTGGAGCGCCCTCCCTTAGCAAAGCGTCTCAAGCGTTTCCTCCGCTACCTGCTCGTCCGTGCGGCATTGGCCATCGTCAGCCGCCTCCCGCTGGGGTTCGCCCGGTGGTTGGGGGCGGGCTTCGGCCGGTTCGCCTTCGCCGTGGCCGGCGGGGAGCGCCGCAAGGCCTTGAAGTCACTGGCCCGGGCCTTCCCGGAGAAGTCCGACGCACAGCGGCATGAGCTGGCCCGTGCCTCCTTCCGTCACCTGGGCATGGCCGCCTTCGAGGTGGGGGCCACCGCCGCCATGGACCGGCAGCTCGAGCGGCTGGTCCGCTGGGAGGCCCGCGACAGGGGCGTCCTGGAGGCCGCGCTGGCCCGGGGCAAGGGGGTCGTCTTCGTGTCCGGCCATGTGGGCAACTGGGAGTTGCTGGCCCGGCGGGTGGCGCGCGCGGGCTACCCCAGCCAGAGCATCGCCAAGGAGACCACGGACCCGCGGCTCACCACGCTCGTCGAGCGTTTCCGCGCCCAGGGTGGGGTGCGCAGCATCTGGCGCGGCCAGGAGGGCGCGGCGCGGGCCATGCTGCGCGCCCTCAAGTCGGGGGAGATCCTCGGGCTGCTCATCGACCAGGACACGAAGGTGCAGTCCGTCTTCGTCCCCTTCTTCGGCGAGCTGGCCGCCACGCCCCGTGCGGCGGCGGACCTGGCGCTGCGTACCGGCGCGGCGGTGGTGGTGGGCTTCTGTCAGCGCGAAGGCGACGGCTACCACCTCTGGATGGAAGAGGTGCCCTGGCAGGCGAGCGGGGACCGCGAGGCGGATGCGGTGACGCTCACGGCCGCTCTCTCGCTGAGCATCGAGGCAGCCATCCGCCGGGCCCCCGAGCAATGGGTGTGGATGCACCAGCGTTGGAAGACCCGTCCCAGCCCCGCCCGGTGATAGAGATACGCTTCGTGCGACGTTCCCTCCTCAGCCTCCTCGCCCTCCTGGCGGCCTGCACCCAGAAGCAGGCCACCGAAGATGCCTCCGCGCCTCCCGCCGTGGTGATGCATGGGGTGCGGCTGCGCTCGTACGACGGCAGCACCCTGTCCATGACGGGCGAGGCCGAGCTGGCCACGTGGCAGCGCACGGGCGAGCTCACCGCCACCCGGGCCACCGTGCACGTGCCGGACCCGGGACAGGCGCAGGACGCCAGGAGCACCAAGGACGCCAGGAGCGCCAAGAGCGCCAAGGGCGGCCAGCCGGCGGGGGGCACCACGGTGCGTGCGCAGCTCATGGAGGGCAACCCGGGCGCGCGGCAGCTGGTGGCCTCGGGAGACGTGGAGGTGCGCACGGCCTCCGGCCTGGTGGCGCACACCCCGCGAGCCACTTATGACGGTAGCCAGCAGGTGGCGCGAGGCACGGAGGGTGTGGTGGTGACGGGACCGAATGGCCGCATGCGGGCGGACTCCTTCTCGCTGTCCTTCCCCACGGGACAGTTCGACTTCGAGGGCTCGGTGCAGACCATCGTCCAGGGGGCCACGCGGTGATTGAGTACCTGGTCACGGCCTTCTTCGTCGCCCAGCCGGTGCAGCCCGCCACGGCCACGGCCACCCCCAGCGTCAGCGCGGGCTCGCCTGTCCCCAGCGCGGCCGCGGCGTCCCCCAAGGGGGGCGAGACGGAGATCACCTCCAAGCGGATGACCATCCTGCGCGATCAGTCCACCCTCATGTTCAAGGAGGACGTGCGGGCCAGGCGCGAGTCGATGGACCTGCGGTGCGACGAGCTCACCGCGCACTACGCGCAGTACGCCGGCAAGTACACGGCGACGCGTGGCGAGTGTGTGGGCAACGTGCGCGCGGTGGACGGCGAGCGCACCGCCCAGGGCGAGCGGGCGGACTTCGACGTGCCTGGCCGCCTGCTGGTGGTGACGGGCAACCCCGAGGCGCAGGACCCCGCGGCCCACCTCAAGGGCTCCGAGCTGCGCCTGATGCTGGGCAGCCAGAACTTCGAGGTGAAGGACGCCACCGTCACCTTCAAGTCGGCGCCCGTCGAGGTGAAGGGGGCTCCGCAGAATAACCCGGTGGTCATCACGTCCAAGCGGGTGTCCGGCACGCGCGCCCAGGCTGTCTTCTCGGGCGAGGTGTCGGTGAAGCACCGGACCATGGATTTGCGGTGCGACAAACTGACCGCCTACTACAACGGCACGCGCGAGGTGACGCGGGCCGATTGCGTGGGCAACGTGCGCGCGGTGGATGGAGACCGCCGGGCGAAGGGCGAGCGGGCCCGCCTCAACGTCCCCACCGGCATGCTGGTGGTGACGGGCAACCCCGAGGCGGAGGATCCGATGATCCACTTCCGGGGCACACAGGTGCGCATGGCCCTGGGGGGCAAGAGCTTCGAGGGCGATGACGCCACCGTCGTCTTCAAGACGGCGCCCGTGAAGGAGCAGGAGCAGCGGCGCAAGGACAAGCCGGGGGGAACG
The sequence above is drawn from the Archangium gephyra genome and encodes:
- a CDS encoding lysophospholipid acyltransferase family protein; this encodes MERPPLAKRLKRFLRYLLVRAALAIVSRLPLGFARWLGAGFGRFAFAVAGGERRKALKSLARAFPEKSDAQRHELARASFRHLGMAAFEVGATAAMDRQLERLVRWEARDRGVLEAALARGKGVVFVSGHVGNWELLARRVARAGYPSQSIAKETTDPRLTTLVERFRAQGGVRSIWRGQEGAARAMLRALKSGEILGLLIDQDTKVQSVFVPFFGELAATPRAAADLALRTGAAVVVGFCQREGDGYHLWMEEVPWQASGDREADAVTLTAALSLSIEAAIRRAPEQWVWMHQRWKTRPSPAR
- the astB gene encoding N-succinylarginine dihydrolase, whose product is MREYNFDGIVGPTHNYGGLSPGNLASSLHGGEVSHPREAALQGLEKMRFVAGLGVGQAVLPPQPRPSLKALRALGFTGTDEEVITRAGKDAEHLLRLTSSSAAMWTANAATGAPSEDTADGRMHLTPANLQQMFHRALEAETTHAVLRSIFADEKHFAVHAPLPGGGHFADEGAANHIRLVTPGHKAVHVLAWGRSAWRDDVRHPTRFPARQTYESSQALARLHKLDPEQVLLPQQAPEGIDAGAFHTDVMAVGNESFLMLHELAFVDPQGLLKTLREKLGEGFTSVLASTEELPARDAVKAYPFNSQVLTLPDGTMAIIAPEESRETEPARRFLERVVAENNPVKRVYYLDVRQSMNNGGGPACLRQRVWLTDAERAAVKANVFYTPELHEALASWVKRHYREDLRAKDLADPKLARETMTALDELTRILGLGSVYDFQK
- a CDS encoding O-antigen ligase family protein; this encodes MSSASHSRSRTSRYTLGAEAVLAVLLVVLPLSLGSAPTWVHGPLVVLAGLAFVLACVGAWRQQRSLHLPPLALPLGVGALLCALQLVPLPPGLLAVLSPEAAGLRDFVLVPLGLDGPRPLSMDPPATWRELARHLAYLLTFVAAVQVCRSGRARRRLLSTLAFTGAAIAVLGLLHALLGLDTLLGVIAFVHARPPLVTPFGNPNHLAAFLGLSATVSLGLALSSEGRTRAVPYVLASVLGGTGVLLSLSRGGIAFFVFGMLAFALLWARTWRRGGMVLLCLLAVLAVGGQLAAEHLAAELETADSVEELRQSKLQQWPVLASVARDYPLGLGRGAFESAFPRYQTRPVINTSTHPENAVLQLATELGVPGLLLLAVLLWGFGRLWRREGLGAAELAVLAGVAALGLHELFDFSLELPASAVAVWVALASVARPEDRQRAEAPRGHAPLRVLAVGVALTTVALVALVPGWSTLERAEAELGALVTTRAPLAEVRARGLVLIDRHPADHALQDLLGLAHVNAGRAEAAEALAFANRALFLNPVDAWAHRVAARALLTLGRRTQAFLEYRLAFEAGDQALMWSEALGRARTLEELQALTPETARHVVTFASQLQRAGHQERILPWLDWARERFDAAPEAARLWEREARVRLERRELAEAEAASAEVVRRAPDALSSSLLRADVLHAQGRGDEALAVLEGLGPRFPGNVERAFALARLQVDLGLTRRARESLQQVNPLVSNSSQRAQLYILEASSYEREGLRARALESWKSAVRMQPSGSLWFKVARLHESLHQFDAAARAVREGLLLLPEAQRGEGEAWVARLEAAERQRVQERRRARGGAGAEEDMLLRALSAEEDMGAAEGEAP
- a CDS encoding aminoacyl-tRNA deacylase, encoding MIPEPIQHYLQQQHVPFLRHWHPRAVTAQELAQALHVTGYRVAKSVIVEADGRLCICLIPATDTLDLDRVREVLGAREARLASEDAFADRFPECELGAEPPFGHLYELPVLMDEGLGVAEDLLLRAGSHEEALEVSVEDFIGLESPRMASITHEHAGRHTAHHDLHP
- a CDS encoding LptA/OstA family protein gives rise to the protein MIEYLVTAFFVAQPVQPATATATPSVSAGSPVPSAAAASPKGGETEITSKRMTILRDQSTLMFKEDVRARRESMDLRCDELTAHYAQYAGKYTATRGECVGNVRAVDGERTAQGERADFDVPGRLLVVTGNPEAQDPAAHLKGSELRLMLGSQNFEVKDATVTFKSAPVEVKGAPQNNPVVITSKRVSGTRAQAVFSGEVSVKHRTMDLRCDKLTAYYNGTREVTRADCVGNVRAVDGDRRAKGERARLNVPTGMLVVTGNPEAEDPMIHFRGTQVRMALGGKSFEGDDATVVFKTAPVKEQEQRRKDKPGGTKQP
- the lptC gene encoding LPS export ABC transporter periplasmic protein LptC, with product MRRSLLSLLALLAACTQKQATEDASAPPAVVMHGVRLRSYDGSTLSMTGEAELATWQRTGELTATRATVHVPDPGQAQDARSTKDARSAKSAKGGQPAGGTTVRAQLMEGNPGARQLVASGDVEVRTASGLVAHTPRATYDGSQQVARGTEGVVVTGPNGRMRADSFSLSFPTGQFDFEGSVQTIVQGATR